The Rhopalosiphum maidis isolate BTI-1 chromosome 1, ASM367621v3, whole genome shotgun sequence genome has a segment encoding these proteins:
- the LOC113560544 gene encoding GATOR complex protein WDR59, with protein sequence MATRWSSDYNAIEIRDFDAHKMAIDYTGSIVLLAGRKKFGIVEIYKSSNILYPRTCKYEIKALEWNPTYHNQHLCALAQSTQLQLLSLKNNVNLASSTRLNTHTRAILDINWHGSDPNTLASSSMDSFVNIWDIRDNTRPALSLSAIIPASRVRWNHLTKHLIATAHGGEVKIWDQRKAKNPIHYITAHLSNIHCLDWSYTNENQLVTCSQDCTVKFFEINDLKKTENVLNTITPVWRAKYTPFGDGILIVLVPPEKRVDNNLILWNLSSINSPVHTFVGHSDTILEFQWMKNNEDKTSEYEFITWSKDQTMRLWHVVSFLQEIPLDYIEKQSDDNLENDQTARTSDTSNVSNDALNDIDNVNFENEGQDGSFCMSASDDSYNTEDCEEPIVNLHQEFLSLNVGSEIFIEQKDPDRRILIALVKVNNNSITIHMTFPLDYPVNVEPQFQITKSTYDASMKNKIHKVLYDSAIKQVSKNLTCVQFCLRELVVSLRKSRISFSESQFSEDDKKTYSMYSQSPSHYDRTSTYISSQDSYNILQHKTMGLKFCNNGALLWFNSPPKRKTDFFPSISLQKIDSANHTPLQKLQPYWFSNRNSPTDGSSRSSKSYRKDKLDKPIVSIYDVSSLFPINKDLASKYELDISNVFSTCLKNAWITNGFKRKDLVQTWTLAAYACNTKCNLKKKVTSSIDQINSWRNHPFTIHLIDSLISHYANHSDYQTAALLCCVFNPNPALKNIEQDRTPTPVYTRSNSLSEGFTFSRGQEESTECFEISDKGLLLEDSDSQKNILYDVYKKIYMDVLDNLGLLDQQTSVKKFLKQQTQKSSAFFYKFIIECLKCNDSVKDGYCLQCQQFSLKCTLCNSTVRGAAHVCLKCGHGGHANHLIQWFSKESLCAVNCGCYCLFETMSILHIKRYDSKDD encoded by the coding sequence ATGGCTACAAGGTGGAGTAGTGACTATAATGCTATTGAAATTAGAGATTTTGATGCTCATAAAATGGCTATAGATTATACTGGGTCCATAGTTTTGTTAGCTGGTCGTAAAAAATTTGGTattgttgaaatttataaatcatcaaATATTCTATATCCCAGAACttgtaaatatgaaattaaagcTCTTGAATGGAACCCGACATATCATAACCAGCATTTATGTGCATTGGCACAAAGTACCCAATTGCAATTactaagtttaaaaaacaatgttaatCTTGCCTCTTCAACTAGATTAAATACCCATACACGTGCTATACTAGACATAAATTGGCATGGCTCTGATCCAAATACCCTGGCTTCATCGTCCATGGAttcatttgtaaatatttgggATATTAGAGACAACACTAGGCCAGCTTTATCACTTTCAGCTATAATTCCTGCATCAAGAGTGCGATGGAATCATTTAACTAAACACTTGATAGCTACTGCTCATGGCGGAGAAGTAAAAATATGGGATCAGAGAAAAGCTAAAAATCCAATCCATTATATTACAGCCCATCTCAGTAATATACATTGTTTAGATTGGAGTTATAcaaatgaaaatcaattaGTCACTTGTAGCCAAGATTGCACTGTaaagttttttgaaataaatgatcTTAAGAAGActgaaaatgttttgaataccATCACGCCTGTTTGGAGAGCTAAATATACACCATTTGGTGATggcatattaattgttttggtTCCTCCTGAGAAAAGAgtggataataatttaatactgtgGAATTTGAGTTCCATTAATTCACCCGTTCATACATTTGTTGGTCATTCAGATACTATATTGGAATTTCAATGGATGAAAAATAACGAGGATAAAACATctgaatatgaatttattacatGGTCTAAAGATCAGACCATGAGATTATGGCACGTTGTGTCATTTCTTCAGGAAATTCCTTTGGACTATATTGAAAAACAGAGTGATGATAATTTGGAAAATGATCAAACTGCACGAACCTCTGATACAAGTAATGTATCTAATGATGCACTTAACGATATTGATAATGTAAACTTTGAAAATGAAGGCCAAGATGGAAGTTTTTGTATGTCTGCTAGTGATGATTCTTATAATACCGAAGATTGTGAAGAACCTATTGTAAATTTACACCAAGAGTTTCTTTCATTAAATGTTGGTTCAGAAATCTTCATTGAACAAAAGGATCCAGATCGACGTATATTAATAGCTTTAGTaaaagtcaataataattcaataactatACATATGACGTTTCCATTAGATTACCCTGTAAATGTTGAACCTCAGTTCCAAATTACCAAAAGTACATATGATGcgagtatgaaaaataaaattcataaagtattatatgatTCAGCTATAAAACAAgtctctaaaaacttgacttGTGTGCAGTTTTGTCTTCGTGAACTTGTTGTATCTCTAAGGAAGTCCCGAATATCATTTTCAGAGTCACAATTTTCTGAAgatgataaaaaaacatactcgATGTATTCACAATCGCCATCCCATTATGATCGTACAAGTACTTACATATCTAGCCAAgacagttataatattctacagcATAAAACAATgggtttaaaattttgtaacaACGGTGCATTGTTGTGGTTTAATAGTCCGCCAAAAAGAAAAACAGACTTTTTTCCATCTATTTCTTTACAAAAAATAGATAGTGCAAACCACACTCCACTACAAAAACTTCAACCTTACTGGTTTAGTAATAGAAATTCTCCAACTGACGGAAGTAGCCGAAGTTCAAAAAGTTATAGAAAAGACAAGCTAGATAAACCAATAGTTTCAATTTATGATGTGTCAAGTTTATTTCCAATTAATAAAGACTTAGCATCAAAATATGAACTTGATATATCTAATGTTTTCAgtacttgtttaaaaaatgcttGGATTACTAATGGCTTTAAAAGAAAAGATTTAGTTCAAACTTGGACACTGGCTGCATATGCctgtaatacaaaatgtaacttaaaaaaaaaagtcacatCATCCATTGACCAAATTAATAGTTGGAGAAATCATCCATTCACCATTCATTTAATCGATTCATTGATCTCACATTATGCCAATCATTCTGATTATCAAACTGCTGCTTTATTATGTTGTGTGTTTAATCCAAATCcagctttaaaaaatattgaacaagaTAGGACACCAACACCCGTGTATACGCGTTCAAATAGTTTATCAGAAGGTTTTACCTTTTCTAGGGGACAAGAAGAATCAACtgaatgttttgaaatttccGATAAAGGATTACTATTAGAAGATTCTGATTcccagaaaaatatattatatgatgtatacaaaaaaatatacatggaTGTATTAGATAATTTGGGTTTATTAGATCAGCAAACCagtgttaaaaaatttttaaaacaacaaactCAAAAGAGTAGtgcatttttttacaaattcattattgaatgtttaaaatgtaatgactCCGTAAAAGATGGATATTGTCTCCAGTGTCAACAGTTTAGTCTAAAGTGTACATTATGTAATTCTACTGTAAGAGGTGCAGCTcatgtttgtttaaaatgtggACATGGCGGTCATGCTAATCATTTGATCCAATGGTTTAGTAAAGAATCTTTATGTGCTGTAAATTGTGGGTGTTATTGTTTGTTTGAAACTATGTCTATACTTCATATTAAACGATATGACTCCAAAGATGATTGA